The Myxococcales bacterium genome has a segment encoding these proteins:
- the tpx gene encoding thiol peroxidase, which produces MADRTGMIALHGNALTLTGTEIKVGDKAPNVTLTGNDLAPVELASFQGKVVILSTVPSLDTPTCDTETRTFNQKAAGLGADIVILTASLDLPFAQKRWCGAAGVDKVTTLSDYREAALGKAFGVLIKELHLLARAIFVLDRRGVVQYIQLVPEVSQEPDYEAALATARKLL; this is translated from the coding sequence ATGGCGGATCGCACCGGAATGATCGCGCTGCACGGCAACGCGTTGACCCTGACGGGAACGGAAATCAAAGTCGGCGACAAAGCCCCGAACGTCACCCTGACCGGTAACGACCTGGCCCCGGTGGAACTGGCTTCCTTTCAGGGAAAGGTCGTCATTCTCAGCACGGTGCCGTCGCTGGATACGCCGACCTGCGACACCGAAACGCGCACCTTCAACCAAAAAGCCGCCGGCCTTGGCGCGGACATCGTCATCCTGACCGCCAGCCTGGACCTGCCCTTCGCCCAGAAGCGCTGGTGCGGCGCGGCGGGCGTCGACAAGGTCACCACCCTTTCCGATTACCGCGAGGCGGCGCTGGGCAAGGCGTTCGGTGTGCTGATCAAGGAGCTGCACCTGCTCGCCCGCGCGATTTTCGTCCTTGACCGCCGGGGCGTCGTGCAATACATCCAACTGGTGCCGGAAGTCAGCCAGGAACCGGATTACGAGGCGGCGCTCGCCACCGCGCGGAAATTGCTCTAA